A single Mustelus asterias chromosome 4, sMusAst1.hap1.1, whole genome shotgun sequence DNA region contains:
- the gstr gene encoding glutathione S-transferase rho — translation MAEGMFLFWGSGSPPCWRIMIVLEEKKLQGYQHKMLSFEKMEHKSAEVMAINPRGQLPSFRHGDNILNESFGACLYLENQFKSQGTQLIPDAGDDQALVYQRMHEVLTLQEKLGSVVYYTWKVPESERHDSAVERNKKTLSEELMLWEGYLGKLGPDSYLAGKNFTMADVMLLPQVAYAVRFGLSTDKYPKLVEYYNRVKERPSIQASWPPHWKESPPTMDILKDV, via the exons ATGGCTGAAGGTATGTTCCTATTCTGGGGCTCTGGCTCCCCACCCTGCTGGAGGATCATGATCGTCTTGGAAGAGAAGAAATTGCAGGGATACCAGCACAAGATGTTATCTTTCGAAAAGATGGAACATAAATCAGCTGAAGTTATGGCAATAAATCCGAGGGGCCAG TTACCCAGTTTCCGTCATGGAGACAATATTTTGAACGAATCTTTTGGAGCCTGTCTGTATTTGGAG AACCAATTCAAATCCCAAGGTACCCAGCTAATCCCAGACGCCGGAGATGACCAGGCTCTTGTTTACCAGAGAATGCACGAGGTTCTTACTCTGCAGGAAAAACTGG GTTCTGTGGTCTATTATACCTGGAAGGTTCCAGAGAGTGAGCGTCATGATTCTGCTGTGGAGAGGAACAAAAAGACTCTGAGTGAAGAGTTGATGCTGTGGGAAGGATACCTTGGAAAG TTGGGTCCTGATTCCTATCTTGCTGGGAAAAACTTCACAATGGCAGATGTAATGCTGCTCCCACAAGTAGCCTATGCTGTTCGCTTTGG ATTATCAACTGATAAATATCCCAAGCTGGTGGAGTACTACAATAGAGTGAAAGAGCGACCCAGCATCCAGGCTTCGTGGCCTCCCCATTGGAAGGAGAGCCCTCCAACCATGGACATTTTGAAAGATGTTTGA